The genomic segment GACACGGTCGCCTGCGACACCCCGGCGGCGCGGGCAAGGTCTTTACTGGTGGCACCTGATTTCGATTTCATTTTTCTTCTTTGGAATCATGTTTCCCTGTTGATACGGCATGACTACGTAGTCATTCAACTGAAATCTTCACCGCCCGTCGGGTCTCCATGACGCTGCAATGCGGAAATGAACGGCTCACACCCCGGCACCCGCCATGGCAGGCCCGGCGCTCTGAATGCTCAGATGTTCAGGAAAATCAGCCGCCGCGCTCAGCGCGCCACGACCACCGGCCGCCCGGCATGTTCCAGCACGTCGAACCGCGTTTCGTAGATCTCTTCCAGCACCCCGGGCGTCAGGATATCGGCACTCGGCCCGCTGGCGTGAATGCGCCCGTCCTTCATGGCGATCACCCGGTCGGCCCAGGTGGCCGCCGCGTTGATGTCATGCAGCACCACCACGACCGAGCGCGCCCCCGGCCCCGGCCGGGTCAGCTCGTGCAGCCGGTGCATCAGGTCGCGCGCATATTTCGGGTCGAGCGCATTGAGCGGCTCATCGAGCAGCAGCCACGGCGTCGACTGCGCCCAGACCATCGCCACCTGCGCCCGCTGCCTCTGCCCGCCCGAGAGCGTCTCGAGCGCCCGGTCGGCCAGCGGCAAAAGATCGAACGTCTCCAGCGCCGCCTCCGTCAGCCGCGCATCCTCGGCCCCCGGCCGGCCCTGGTGATGCGGCCAGCGCCCGAAGGCCACCAGCTCCCGCACCGACAGGCGGTTCACGATGGTCTGCGACTGCTGCAACAGCGCCACCGCCCGCGCGCGGTCCCGGTCCGGCAGCGACAAGACCGGCGCCCCCTCCACATGCACCTCGCCCGCAGCCGGGGTGTTGAGCCCCGCCAGGCAGTGCAACAGGGTCGACTTCCCCGCCCCGTTCGGCCCGATCAGCGCGGTGATGCCGCCCGCCGGGATCTCCGAAGACACATCCGACAGGATGCACGCCCCGCCCGCCTCGAAGCTCAGGTTGGAAAAGGAAATCACAGGCGCCTCCGGCCAAGAACGAGAGCAAGGAACAGAAGCCCGCCAAGGAACTCCACGATGACGCCAAGCGCCGATTGCTGACCCATCAGCCGCTCGAACAGGAACTGCCCGGCGACGAGGATGATCGCCCCGGTCACCGCCGCCGCGGGCAACAGCAACGCATGGCGGCTTTCCGGCACCACCTCGCGCGCTAGACTGGCGGCAATCAGGCCCAGAAACGTCATCGGCCCCACCAGCGCGGTCGCCGCCGCCACCAGCACCGCCACCAGCGCCAGCGCCTGCATGACCACCCTGTCATAGCCAAGCCCCAGCCCCCGCGCCACGGGTCGCCCCAGCGCCGCCACGTCGAGCGCCGGCGCCAGCCGCAAGGCCGCGAGGATCGCCAGCGCAATCACCACGCCCGCCAGCCCCAGGTTCGCCGTCTCGACGCTGTTGAAACTGGCAAAGGTGGCATATTGCACGATCGAGAACTGCGACGGCTCCAGCAGCCTCTGCGCGAACTCCGCCAGCCCCCGGAACAGAAGCCCCAGCACGATCCCCGTCAACACCATCCGCGCGATATCCTGCGCCCCGCGCCTGAGCAGCAGGTGAAACAGCACCAGCGCCGCCCCGGTCATCAGCGCCGCCTCTCCCAGGAAGCTCAGGTTCGGATGCAGCTGCGAAAACCCGATGCCGCCCAGCACAAGAACCAGCATCGTCTGCAGGAAGATGAAAAGCGCGTCGAACCCCACGATCCCCGGCGTCAGCAACCGGTTCCCGATCACCGTCTGAAACAGCACCGTCGCCGCGCCCGTGGCCGCGCCCACCAATATCAGCGCCACCAGCTTCCCCGCCCTGAGCGACAGGATGAACCCCACGGGCTCCCGCAACTGCCATGTCAGGAACACCAGCGCCGCCACCAGAAGCGCGCCCGTCAGCATCAGCACCCGCCTGTCAGCCATTGGCCCGCCGCCCCGGCCCGGCATTGAGCATCCACAGGAAGACGCAGGCGCCGAAGACGGCAAAGATCGTCCCCGCCGGGATCTCGTAGGGCGGGCGCACGACCCGCCCGAGGATATCCGCCGCCAGCACCGAGGCCGCTCCCAAAGCCGCCACCACCGGCAGGTTGGCCCGCAGGTTATCCCCCCGCCAGCGCGACACGATATTGGGCGCCAGCAACCCGACGAATGGCAGATAGCCCACCGTCACCACGATCACCGCCGTGATCAGCGCCACCGCCCCCAGCCCGATCACCCGCGTCTGCGCATAGTTGAGCCCGAGGCTCCGCGCCTGCGCCTCGCCAAAACCCAGCAATGTGATCCGGTCGGCAATGGCGTAAAGCAGCACGGCCACCGCCGCCACCACCCACAACAGCTCGTACCGCCCCTGCATGACGCCCGAGAACTCGCCCAGCCGCCAGGTGCCCAGGTATTGCATCAGGTCCGTCGTCCACGCGATCCAGACCGCCGAGGCATACAGGATCCCTGCATAGATCAGCCCGACAATCGGCAGCAGCATCGGGTCCTGCCGGGGAATGGCGCGGGCGAGCATCAGGAACACCCCCATCCCCGCCATCGCCGCGGTCCCGGCCACCGACATCTTGGTCACGATGGCCGCGCCGGGCGCCAGTAGCGTGACCGCCAGCAGCCCCAGCATCGCCGATTCCGGCGTGCCGATCAGCGACGGCTCGACCATGCGGTTCTGCACCGATTGCTGTACCACCACGCCCGACAGCGCCAGCCCCACCCCCGTCAGCAGCGCCGCGGCCGTGCGGGGAAACCGGCTGATCATCAACAGCCAGCCGGCATCGAGCTCTCCGGAAAAAAGCGACGTGGCGCCAATCGACAGGCTGACCGCCGACAGCCCGCCCAGCAGCAGCGCCCAGGCAACCCATGGCTTCAATTATCGGACCTCACCTCGCCGAAGGCGGCGATCAACTCGTCCAGCGTGCCCAGCATCGACTGAATGCCACCGCTCGCGATATAGACCGGACCGGCGTCGAGATAGACGATCTGGCCGTTCCGCGCGGCGCTGGTCCCGTTCACCAGGGGGTTGTCGAGCGTCGCCGCCGCCGCATTACCCCCAGCCCCGATCGCCGCGCCCCGGTCGACCACCAGAAGCCAGTCGGGGTCGATCTCGGCCAGGAACTCGAACGACACCGCCTCGCCATGGGTGTGGGCCGTCACGGTCGGATAGGCTTCGGGCAGCCCCAGCGCCGTGTGCAGCCAGCCATAACGGCTGTCATCGCCATAGGCCGAAATCTTGCCGCCATTGGTGAGGATGATCAACCCGTCGCCCTTGCCCTGCACCACCTTGCGGGCATCCTCGAGCTTCGCGTCAAGCGCCGCGCGAAGCTCTGCCGCCTCGGCCTGCCGCCCGAAAATCTCGCCATAGGCAGAAAGCCTGTCGCGCGCCTGTCCGACCATGTCGGCGCCCCAGATCGTCATGTCGATGGTGGGCGCGATGCGCTCCAGCGCGGCTTTCTGCGGCGACGACCGGCCGCCGATGATGATGAGATCGGGGCCCAACACCGCCAGCGCCTCGAAATCCGGCTCGAACAGGGTGCCGACCTGCGTGGCGCCCTCGGTCGCGGCTTCGAGATATGGCAGGTAGACAGGGCTCGGCGCCCCGTCCACGGCAACCCCGAGCGCCGCCAGCGTGTCGAGCGCGGCCATGTCGAACACCGCCACGGTCTCGGGATCGGATTGCACATCGACGGGCCCGCCCGCCGTGTCCACCGTCACCTGCTCGGCCAACGCCCCGGCGGGGGCGAGAAGACATGCGGCCAGCCCGGCCGCCAGAAGGGATTTCATCGCAGGGCGCTCCTGAAAACTCTGGGTGCGCTTGGCTTGCGGAAGGCTGGCGGCGCGTGTCGGCCACTGGATACGCCCTTGTCAGCGAGACGCGCAAGGCTTAATTCTTTCCAAAACAGTCAGGATTTCCAGAATGACCGAGACCCTCAAGGCCGAAACCGGCACCTTCCAGACGGAACATGCCAGAAAGTACCTCCAGCAACTGTGCAAGCACTTCGCCCACAAGATCGAGGTCGAATATGACGCCGAGAAAGGCGCCGCCGCCCTGCCCCCGGGCCCGGCCGAACTGCACGCCACCGACAGCGACCTGACGGTGCGGATCACCGGCAAGGATGACGAGGCGCTGAAAGTCGCCCGCTACATCATCGACTCCCACCTCGAACGCTTCGCCTTCCGCGAGAATTTCGAGACGATGGACTGGCACGCGGCCTGACGGGGACCACGGAAGGCGCACCGATCAATCGTCGTCCGGCGCCGCTTCCTCTCTGGACAACACTGTGGGCAGCGGCTCCGCCCGCTGCTCCCGTCGACCACTTCTGCGGTACTGGCTCTGGTACTGACGCCGTTGTTTGGTAACCTCGTAAAGGACGATACCTGTACTCGTTCCGAGGTTCAGGCTCTCGATCAATCCGAACATGGGAATGGCAACGCACATCTCGCTTCGTTCGATCGCAAGCGCGCTGATGCCATGATGCTCATTGCCGAACCAGACGGCGAGTTTGGCCTGCTCGGTATAATCGCCCTCTTGCAGGAAGACGTTGGTCTGTCCCTTGACGTGTGGTGACGTGACAATTGAACGAAACCCCTGGCCCTCAAGATGGTCAAGGCAGTCTTCGGTGCTGTCGAACCGCTTCACGAAAGTCCATTTCACGGCCGAGGCCGAGGTCTTGTTCAACGCCCGCCGTCCTCGCATGTCCTGCCAGTCCGCTGGCAGTGCCTGATCGGGGTCGACGACATAAACCTTCTCGACACCGAGTGCGTTCGCGTTTCGAATGACCGTCCCGATATTGCCAATATCGGACGGGTTTTCGATCACTGCGATCAGGTGTTTGCAGCGAAACGGCTTGATCGCATTGGCGCGAGTCCGAACAGTCGACCGGCCCTTTTTCGCTTCCGTGTCTTTCATCCCGAATTCATACCATCCGACCAGCGCATGACAAGCATACCGACCTGCCGATTGCAGCGAGCGGTCATCCCCGGTCAAAGCTTGTACCGGCCAACAGCAGGCCAAGCAGGCACAACGACCCCTCTCACCCCACAAAAAAGGGGCGCGAAACCCGCGCCCCTTTCCCGTTTCCGAAGCTGCAAAGCCTCAGAACTTGATCTTCGCCGTCAGCTCGAAGCTCTGGCCCGGCTCGTTGAGCGCCACCACGTTCGG from the Roseovarius indicus genome contains:
- a CDS encoding iron ABC transporter ATP-binding protein; its protein translation is MISFSNLSFEAGGACILSDVSSEIPAGGITALIGPNGAGKSTLLHCLAGLNTPAAGEVHVEGAPVLSLPDRDRARAVALLQQSQTIVNRLSVRELVAFGRWPHHQGRPGAEDARLTEAALETFDLLPLADRALETLSGGQRQRAQVAMVWAQSTPWLLLDEPLNALDPKYARDLMHRLHELTRPGPGARSVVVVLHDINAAATWADRVIAMKDGRIHASGPSADILTPGVLEEIYETRFDVLEHAGRPVVVAR
- a CDS encoding siderophore ABC transporter substrate-binding protein, whose translation is MKSLLAAGLAACLLAPAGALAEQVTVDTAGGPVDVQSDPETVAVFDMAALDTLAALGVAVDGAPSPVYLPYLEAATEGATQVGTLFEPDFEALAVLGPDLIIIGGRSSPQKAALERIAPTIDMTIWGADMVGQARDRLSAYGEIFGRQAEAAELRAALDAKLEDARKVVQGKGDGLIILTNGGKISAYGDDSRYGWLHTALGLPEAYPTVTAHTHGEAVSFEFLAEIDPDWLLVVDRGAAIGAGGNAAAATLDNPLVNGTSAARNGQIVYLDAGPVYIASGGIQSMLGTLDELIAAFGEVRSDN
- a CDS encoding iron chelate uptake ABC transporter family permease subunit, whose translation is MADRRVLMLTGALLVAALVFLTWQLREPVGFILSLRAGKLVALILVGAATGAATVLFQTVIGNRLLTPGIVGFDALFIFLQTMLVLVLGGIGFSQLHPNLSFLGEAALMTGAALVLFHLLLRRGAQDIARMVLTGIVLGLLFRGLAEFAQRLLEPSQFSIVQYATFASFNSVETANLGLAGVVIALAILAALRLAPALDVAALGRPVARGLGLGYDRVVMQALALVAVLVAAATALVGPMTFLGLIAASLAREVVPESRHALLLPAAAVTGAIILVAGQFLFERLMGQQSALGVIVEFLGGLLFLALVLGRRRL
- a CDS encoding DUF2218 domain-containing protein, whose protein sequence is MTETLKAETGTFQTEHARKYLQQLCKHFAHKIEVEYDAEKGAAALPPGPAELHATDSDLTVRITGKDDEALKVARYIIDSHLERFAFRENFETMDWHAA
- a CDS encoding TrmH family RNA methyltransferase, with protein sequence MKDTEAKKGRSTVRTRANAIKPFRCKHLIAVIENPSDIGNIGTVIRNANALGVEKVYVVDPDQALPADWQDMRGRRALNKTSASAVKWTFVKRFDSTEDCLDHLEGQGFRSIVTSPHVKGQTNVFLQEGDYTEQAKLAVWFGNEHHGISALAIERSEMCVAIPMFGLIESLNLGTSTGIVLYEVTKQRRQYQSQYRRSGRREQRAEPLPTVLSREEAAPDDD
- a CDS encoding ABC transporter permease — translated: MKPWVAWALLLGGLSAVSLSIGATSLFSGELDAGWLLMISRFPRTAAALLTGVGLALSGVVVQQSVQNRMVEPSLIGTPESAMLGLLAVTLLAPGAAIVTKMSVAGTAAMAGMGVFLMLARAIPRQDPMLLPIVGLIYAGILYASAVWIAWTTDLMQYLGTWRLGEFSGVMQGRYELLWVVAAVAVLLYAIADRITLLGFGEAQARSLGLNYAQTRVIGLGAVALITAVIVVTVGYLPFVGLLAPNIVSRWRGDNLRANLPVVAALGAASVLAADILGRVVRPPYEIPAGTIFAVFGACVFLWMLNAGPGRRANG